A stretch of the Schistocerca serialis cubense isolate TAMUIC-IGC-003099 chromosome 2, iqSchSeri2.2, whole genome shotgun sequence genome encodes the following:
- the LOC126455706 gene encoding defensin-like gives MRTCVAAVLLALVTFAILTSAAPARGEDEHGDRHVRVTCDLLSAFGVEDSACAARCIAMNKGYKGGHCEDGVCHCRK, from the exons ATGAGAACCTGCGTTGCCGCTGTTCTTCTCGCTCTTGTCACCTTCGCAATCCTCACTTCCGCTGCTCCAG CGCGAGGAGAGGATGAGCACGGCGACCGGCACGTGCGAGTCACGTGCGACCTGCTGAGCGCGTTCGGCGTGGAAGACTCAGCGTGCGCCGCGCGCTGCATCGCCATGAACAAGGGCTACAAGGGCGGCCACTGCGAGGACGGCGTGTGCCACTGCCGCAAGTAG